Within the Oreochromis niloticus isolate F11D_XX linkage group LG14, O_niloticus_UMD_NMBU, whole genome shotgun sequence genome, the region ACATGCTGCAGTGCAAGCCAAGAAGAGGGCCTTTCAGTGGGCACAGCTGTGCCACTTTGCAATCACTGGAGCCATGGCAGGTGTGATATTAGTTTATACTTCATCTATGAGTAAATCATTTGTTCTATAATTAATTTCAGAACAAGATGCACCCtgtaggataaaaaaaaaatccaataagATTAAGTATaaaaaagctgaagtgaactAATTGGATTTTTCATATTGAGTGAAAGTAGtattaatgttatttatatTAGAGCACATTAACTGATATGCATATATATGGCAATTAGAGATGTCCGTGTTTAACTTAGAATTGGattttaatgcatttatatGTACAGGTATAACAAGTGCAAGATTTAATTTGCCTGTACTTTGAAATCTATTTCTTATATATTACTTTtctaatttattaatttatcatttttaaCAGCTTCTTTATTACTTGGAAAGGGTAAATTTCTCCACTCCATTTGGTGATCAAGTGTCATTTGATGAAAATGGTGATGTGGTGCCAATTTATGATGTGATGAACTGGTTGTGGCTCCCTGATGGAAGCACTAAAGTTCAGAATGTGGGTGAAGTTAAGAGGTCAGCTTTCAAAGTTGAAGAAATCATACTTGATGAAGACAAAATCTTCTGGAACTTTGAATCTAAAAAGGTTATACATGGCTTGTCAGACTTCACCTTTTGTCACATGTACAGTGAATTTCATTCTAGTAggtaatatttaattttgtcCAACAGCCAGTTCGATCAGTATGCAGTGAGAGCTGTCCTCCTGGTACCCACATGGTAAGAAAGAAGGGGGAACCCAAATGTTGTTTTGACTGCATCCCTTGTTCTGAGGGAAAAATCACTAATAAGAGAAGTAAGTATTTATCTTTCAACATGCCATATTTAACTTAATTCATATTAACTATAATATGCATTTTACCATCCTCCcctttcttcatctttttcctATTTATCAGACTCCTTGGAATGCACCAGTTGTCCAGAGGATTTTTGGTCAAACCCCCAACGTGACCACTGTGTTCCCAAGAAGACAGAGTTCCTCTCTTACTTTGAGCCTCTGGGTATTTGTTTGACAGCAGCCTCATTACTGGGCACATTTATATGTACTGTTGTTCTAGGGATCTTTATCTACCATCGCAGAACACCCATAGTGCGTGCCAACAATTCAGAACTTAGTTTCCAGGTATTACTGTCACTCAAgttatgttttctttgttcactGTTGTTCATCGGACGACCCAGGATGTGGACATGCCAACTCAGGCATGCAGCATTTGGGATaagctttgtgctttgtgtctCATGCATCCTGGTAAAAACCATGGTTGTTCTGGCTGTGTTCAAAGTCTCCAAGCCAGGAGGGGGAACCAGTCTGAAGTGGTTTGGTGCTATGCAGCAGAGAGGAACAGTTCTGTTTCTTACATCAATTCAAGCAGCCATTTGCACTGCCTGGCTTGTTTCTGCTTCTCCAACTCCACATAAAAACACCCAATACCAAAATGATAAGATTGTTTATGAATGTACAGTTGGGTCCACTGTTGGTTTTGCGGTGTTATTGGGTTATATTGGCATGTTAGCTGTCCTCAGTTTTCTAATTGCATTCCTAGTAAGGAATCTCCCTGATAGTTTTAATGAGGCCAAGCTCATCACATTCGGCATGCTGATCTTCTGTGCTGTGTGGGTGGCCTTTGTTCCTGTCTATATCAGCTCACCGGGAAATTATGCAGATGCAGTGGAGGTATTTGCCATCCTGGCCTCAAGTTTTGGACTCTTGATCACACTGTTTGGACCCAAATGTTACATAATCCTGTTGAGACCGGAGATCAACACAAAAAAGGCCGTAATGGGTCGTGGTGCTGAATTGTAAAAATTGATCCacataaattaaaatacatgcatgaaaataaatacatataaattaATAGAGcatgaatatataaataattagaTTCATGCAAGACTCATATTGCTCATACTTGTATATCTTGCCTTTCTAATGTCTGTGCCTCTCTGATGTGTATTCAGAAATATATTGGCCAGGGTTTATAATACTCTTATATGAATTTCAAAGTATCGGCAACAGAAATAGTTGATACAAAGAAGCTTTAATCcatttttcaaataaatgaagTTTATGCAAGATTGTTAGAATTTTAAACTGTATAACCAATACAAAAACTGCAGGTCACCTTCAGTGATCTGCAGTGAGTATATGGTTTTAGTgacttttaaatacaaggatgttttatttttgagcaCTAATTTTGGATTACAAGCAACTGAGACATTTGGCTTTCACTATTACGCATTTATACATATCATAGCAGCTATTTTCTTTCTTGCTTTCTTGCTTGACCTGTTTGAATTCTGATTGATGGTACTGTGAAGATAGAGGAGGGTTTTTTTCACCAGGTGACAGGATGTTTAGAGGTTACAACAGTTATTTGGAAGAGCCTCAGGGCAGAATCTAGTGGCGTTTGAAGTTAAAgcatattttttaaagatttgtttATTGATTTTCCAAATGATTTAAACAAGGTAGACagagaacaaaataaaatcaataaataaaataaaatatgtaaaaataaatggaaaattaAGTAGATAATAATAGTGTGCACTCACCAAGAATACCCAGCTTGTGTATACACACATACTGATATATACACTCACTCATGGAAATACGGccttatattattaaaaaaatgcacatacaaaaaacccccaaacaaacaagGAAACAGACAGTGCTGAAagaacacactgtgagacaataGGTTTTAAATTGGTTTCCCCAGGGCTTCAGGCTAGAGTTTAGTCCAAAGATTCCAAGTCAGTGAGAGAGGGATCCGATAAAACGGCTGTAGCAATGAGCTGTGTCCTACTCCGTTGCAGTCAATCTAACATCTCCATCTCCTGTCCTACCATCTCCTGTCCTACCATTGTCCAGCACATGCAAGCTCCTCAGGCTATCTTCAAAAACCACAACAGCACGTCTCCCATACAAATTAAATGGGTACAGTCATATCTGTTCATTGTCGGTCATCTCTCCACAttccaaaaaagacaaaaaatttccccacttttttccccaTCCTTTTAAAGGAAGCATGTTTACCCTTAATCAAAAAAAGTAAGTTTCTCTAAAGTTTTGGATTTGGACAACATCAACAGCCAAGTTCTTAAATGAGGTCTAGCAATGAATCTCCAAGATTTGGCAATATGTATTTTGCTTGTAACAAGCAGTAGATTGCATTTTTCTGGTGAGCTTTTCTCAGTTGGCTTTCGGTGGGGAAAATCCCTAGAATACATAGTGAGCCGTTTGGGATATTTCGGCCTTGTAGTCCAAGTG harbors:
- the LOC100706417 gene encoding extracellular calcium-sensing receptor isoform X1, producing MTKLQGQFHLNIMHKTGDVILGGLFPVHFFSSVPDLSFASEPQQPSCHGFYVQGFRQAQTMAFAIDEINNNSSLLPNVTVGYTLYDNCAELGIGFRGALSLASGQEEQIILHNTCVGKPPVLAIVGETSSTRSIAISSILGLYRVPMVSYFATCSCLSDRQKYPSFFRTIPSDAFQVRAMIQILKHFGWTWAGLLITDDDYGLHAARSLQSELSLSGEGCLAYVEVLPWDKDTDELRRIVDVMKQSTARVVIAFVHLSHMINLMEEVAKQNVTGLQWLASEGWTATGAVLQTPKFMPYLGGTLGIAIRRGEIPGLREFLLQIRPDLHHNNNYGNSMVNQFWEFTFQCRFAPAPAGWVEGGGAICTGKEDLENVNTKFLDVSNLRPEYNVYKAVYALAYALDDMLQCKPRRGPFSGHSCATLQSLEPWQLLYYLERVNFSTPFGDQVSFDENGDVVPIYDVMNWLWLPDGSTKVQNVGEVKRSAFKVEEIILDEDKIFWNFESKKPVRSVCSESCPPGTHMVRKKGEPKCCFDCIPCSEGKITNKRNSLECTSCPEDFWSNPQRDHCVPKKTEFLSYFEPLGICLTAASLLGTFICTVVLGIFIYHRRTPIVRANNSELSFQVLLSLKLCFLCSLLFIGRPRMWTCQLRHAAFGISFVLCVSCILVKTMVVLAVFKVSKPGGGTSLKWFGAMQQRGTVLFLTSIQAAICTAWLVSASPTPHKNTQYQNDKIVYECTVGSTVGFAVLLGYIGMLAVLSFLIAFLVRNLPDSFNEAKLITFGMLIFCAVWVAFVPVYISSPGNYADAVEVFAILASSFGLLITLFGPKCYIILLRPEINTKKAVMGRGAEL
- the LOC100706417 gene encoding extracellular calcium-sensing receptor isoform X3 yields the protein MTKGQFHLNIMHKTGDVILGGLFPVHFFSSVPDLSFASEPQQPSCHGFYVQGFRQAQTMAFAIDEINNNSSLLPNVTVGYTLYDNCAELGIGFRGALSLASGQEEQIILHNTCVGKPPVLAIVGETSSTRSIAISSILGLYRVPMVSYFATCSCLSDRQKYPSFFRTIPSDAFQVRAMIQILKHFGWTWAGLLITDDDYGLHAARSLQSELSLSGEGCLAYVEVLPWDKDTDELRRIVDVMKQSTARVVIAFVHLSHMINLMEEVAKQNVTGLQWLASEGWTATGAVLQTPKFMPYLGGTLGIAIRRGEIPGLREFLLQIRPDLHHNNNYGNSMVNQFWEFTFQCRFAPAPAGWVEGGGAICTGKEDLENVNTKFLDVSNLRPEYNVYKAVYALAYALDDMLQCKPRRGPFSGHSCATLQSLEPWQLLYYLERVNFSTPFGDQVSFDENGDVVPIYDVMNWLWLPDGSTKVQNVGEVKRSAFKVEEIILDEDKIFWNFESKKPVRSVCSESCPPGTHMVRKKGEPKCCFDCIPCSEGKITNKRNSLECTSCPEDFWSNPQRDHCVPKKTEFLSYFEPLGICLTAASLLGTFICTVVLGIFIYHRRTPIVRANNSELSFQVLLSLKLCFLCSLLFIGRPRMWTCQLRHAAFGISFVLCVSCILVKTMVVLAVFKVSKPGGGTSLKWFGAMQQRGTVLFLTSIQAAICTAWLVSASPTPHKNTQYQNDKIVYECTVGSTVGFAVLLGYIGMLAVLSFLIAFLVRNLPDSFNEAKLITFGMLIFCAVWVAFVPVYISSPGNYADAVEVFAILASSFGLLITLFGPKCYIILLRPEINTKKAVMGRGAEL
- the LOC100706417 gene encoding extracellular calcium-sensing receptor isoform X2, whose translation is MYQLQGQFHLNIMHKTGDVILGGLFPVHFFSSVPDLSFASEPQQPSCHGFYVQGFRQAQTMAFAIDEINNNSSLLPNVTVGYTLYDNCAELGIGFRGALSLASGQEEQIILHNTCVGKPPVLAIVGETSSTRSIAISSILGLYRVPMVSYFATCSCLSDRQKYPSFFRTIPSDAFQVRAMIQILKHFGWTWAGLLITDDDYGLHAARSLQSELSLSGEGCLAYVEVLPWDKDTDELRRIVDVMKQSTARVVIAFVHLSHMINLMEEVAKQNVTGLQWLASEGWTATGAVLQTPKFMPYLGGTLGIAIRRGEIPGLREFLLQIRPDLHHNNNYGNSMVNQFWEFTFQCRFAPAPAGWVEGGGAICTGKEDLENVNTKFLDVSNLRPEYNVYKAVYALAYALDDMLQCKPRRGPFSGHSCATLQSLEPWQLLYYLERVNFSTPFGDQVSFDENGDVVPIYDVMNWLWLPDGSTKVQNVGEVKRSAFKVEEIILDEDKIFWNFESKKPVRSVCSESCPPGTHMVRKKGEPKCCFDCIPCSEGKITNKRNSLECTSCPEDFWSNPQRDHCVPKKTEFLSYFEPLGICLTAASLLGTFICTVVLGIFIYHRRTPIVRANNSELSFQVLLSLKLCFLCSLLFIGRPRMWTCQLRHAAFGISFVLCVSCILVKTMVVLAVFKVSKPGGGTSLKWFGAMQQRGTVLFLTSIQAAICTAWLVSASPTPHKNTQYQNDKIVYECTVGSTVGFAVLLGYIGMLAVLSFLIAFLVRNLPDSFNEAKLITFGMLIFCAVWVAFVPVYISSPGNYADAVEVFAILASSFGLLITLFGPKCYIILLRPEINTKKAVMGRGAEL
- the LOC100706417 gene encoding extracellular calcium-sensing receptor isoform X4; translated protein: MTKLQGQFHLNIMHKTGDVILGGLFPVHFFSSVPDLSFASEPQQPSCHGFYVQGFRQAQTMAFAIDEINNNSSLLPNVTVGYTLYDNCAELGIGFRGALSLASGQEEQIILHNTCVGKPPVLAIVGETSSTRSIAISSILGLYRVPMVSYFATCSCLSDRQKYPSFFRTIPSDAFQVRAMIQILKHFGWTWAGLLITDDDYGLHAARSLQSELSLSGEGCLAYVEVLPWDKDTDELRRIVDVMKQSTARVVIAFVHLSHMINLMEEVAKQNVTGLQWLASEGWTATGAVLQTPKFMPYLGGTLGIAIRRGEIPGLREFLLQIRPDLHHNNNYGNSMCRFAPAPAGWVEGGGAICTGKEDLENVNTKFLDVSNLRPEYNVYKAVYALAYALDDMLQCKPRRGPFSGHSCATLQSLEPWQLLYYLERVNFSTPFGDQVSFDENGDVVPIYDVMNWLWLPDGSTKVQNVGEVKRSAFKVEEIILDEDKIFWNFESKKPVRSVCSESCPPGTHMVRKKGEPKCCFDCIPCSEGKITNKRNSLECTSCPEDFWSNPQRDHCVPKKTEFLSYFEPLGICLTAASLLGTFICTVVLGIFIYHRRTPIVRANNSELSFQVLLSLKLCFLCSLLFIGRPRMWTCQLRHAAFGISFVLCVSCILVKTMVVLAVFKVSKPGGGTSLKWFGAMQQRGTVLFLTSIQAAICTAWLVSASPTPHKNTQYQNDKIVYECTVGSTVGFAVLLGYIGMLAVLSFLIAFLVRNLPDSFNEAKLITFGMLIFCAVWVAFVPVYISSPGNYADAVEVFAILASSFGLLITLFGPKCYIILLRPEINTKKAVMGRGAEL